One Cryobacterium psychrophilum DNA segment encodes these proteins:
- a CDS encoding FAD-binding and (Fe-S)-binding domain-containing protein, protein MSIDPTVNIDAVVRELSAAVRGIVDSSTRRRAEYSADASNYRVVPQVVVMPRDEADVLAAVTVARRHLLAVTVRGGGTSCAGNAVGPGMILDFSRFMNKIVSIDAANRTAIVQPGVVLSDLQKAAAVHGLRFGPDPSTSTRCTVGGMIGNNACGPHGLAYGRTADNVVRLRWLTGTGTALELSAGSGSVAAIPGLEAFIQANLELLRTELGRFGRQISGYSLEHLLPENGRNLVAALTGTEGTCGVILEAEVNLVVLAPAPVLVILGYADMPSAADAVPALLPHRPLALEGIDAQLVKVVRSVRGSTSMPSLPNGNGWLMVEVGGDTAELAVSAAHALVADAGALDSLVLPAGPDARRLWQIRADGAGLAGRTASGNQAWPGWEDAAVPPQHLGAYLRDFQSLMQGEGLSGLAYGHFGDGCVHVRIDFPLEYSADTMKRFLTAAAHLVASYGGSLSGEHGDGRARGELLPIMYSPRAIAAFAGFKTLLDPQNLFNPGVIVDPDPIDASLRRPQALNLLATDGFAFTHDSGNITNALHRCVGVGKCRADLREQGGFMCPSYLASADEKDSTRGRARVLQEMLNGGVVDTSWSSPEVHDALDLCLSCKACANDCPTGIDMAMYKSEALFQTYRGRIRPISHYTLGRLPTWLRLVGSLGPLLNVVGSVAILRRSLLWLASADPRRSLPTFARVPFRMMQKPVPVPATGTHRVLLWVDSFTDSMTPEVAVAAVQVLTSAGCDVQVAGPGACCGLTLITTGQLTAARATLQKTVAILAPHVDSGRTIIGLEPSCTAVLRSDLLELLPGDLAAQRVSASVKTVAEFLGSIAWKPPASTELILAQPHCHQHAVMGYDADLKIMNAMGCDVQISGGCCGLAGNFGMEKGHYDISVAIARQGILGKIEAEPARHILADGFSCRTQVSDLAGRDSRHLVQVIADALQEGQ, encoded by the coding sequence ATGAGCATCGATCCGACAGTCAATATCGACGCCGTCGTTCGTGAGCTGAGCGCAGCGGTGCGGGGAATCGTTGACAGCAGCACTCGGCGACGCGCGGAATACTCCGCTGACGCTTCGAACTACCGGGTGGTCCCCCAGGTTGTCGTCATGCCCCGGGATGAGGCAGATGTGCTGGCCGCCGTCACCGTTGCCCGCCGCCATCTACTGGCGGTGACCGTGCGTGGCGGCGGAACCTCCTGCGCCGGCAACGCGGTGGGTCCGGGCATGATTCTTGACTTCAGCCGGTTCATGAACAAGATCGTCAGTATCGACGCGGCGAATCGCACAGCGATTGTGCAACCGGGGGTGGTGCTGAGCGATCTGCAGAAAGCAGCGGCCGTTCACGGGCTGCGCTTCGGACCGGACCCGTCAACATCCACTCGCTGCACTGTCGGCGGAATGATTGGCAACAATGCCTGCGGACCGCACGGCCTGGCCTACGGCCGCACGGCCGACAACGTGGTTCGGCTGCGCTGGCTCACCGGGACGGGAACAGCGCTTGAGCTGAGCGCGGGTAGCGGGTCGGTCGCTGCCATTCCCGGGCTGGAAGCCTTTATCCAGGCCAATCTTGAGCTGTTACGCACGGAACTGGGCCGGTTCGGTCGGCAAATTTCCGGGTACAGCCTCGAGCACCTCCTGCCCGAGAACGGCCGCAACCTGGTTGCTGCACTCACAGGCACCGAGGGCACCTGCGGCGTCATCCTTGAGGCTGAAGTGAATCTCGTCGTACTCGCGCCGGCGCCCGTCCTCGTTATCCTGGGGTACGCCGACATGCCGTCGGCAGCTGATGCGGTGCCGGCACTCTTGCCTCACCGACCCTTGGCCCTGGAAGGCATCGACGCCCAACTCGTGAAAGTGGTCCGGTCAGTGCGGGGAAGCACATCGATGCCGTCCCTGCCGAACGGCAACGGCTGGCTCATGGTCGAGGTAGGAGGTGACACAGCCGAGCTGGCCGTGAGCGCGGCGCATGCCCTCGTCGCCGACGCTGGCGCTCTCGATTCGCTGGTGCTGCCGGCCGGTCCCGACGCGCGACGATTGTGGCAGATTCGAGCCGACGGCGCCGGCCTGGCAGGTCGCACAGCGTCCGGAAATCAGGCCTGGCCCGGGTGGGAGGACGCGGCCGTGCCGCCGCAGCACCTCGGCGCCTACCTGCGTGATTTCCAGTCCCTGATGCAGGGTGAAGGACTCTCGGGCCTGGCCTATGGGCACTTTGGTGACGGATGCGTGCACGTCCGAATCGATTTTCCGCTCGAGTACAGCGCCGACACAATGAAGCGTTTTCTCACGGCCGCCGCCCACCTCGTCGCGTCCTACGGCGGATCACTCTCGGGAGAGCACGGTGATGGCCGGGCTCGAGGCGAACTACTGCCGATCATGTATTCGCCGCGAGCAATAGCTGCGTTCGCCGGGTTCAAGACCCTCCTCGACCCTCAGAACCTGTTCAACCCGGGCGTCATCGTCGACCCCGATCCGATCGACGCGTCGCTGCGGCGGCCGCAGGCGCTCAACCTCCTGGCCACGGACGGTTTCGCCTTCACGCACGACAGCGGCAACATCACCAATGCTCTGCACCGGTGCGTGGGCGTAGGCAAGTGCCGTGCTGATCTGCGCGAGCAGGGTGGTTTCATGTGCCCGTCGTACCTCGCCTCCGCCGACGAGAAGGATTCGACGCGCGGCCGTGCCCGAGTGTTGCAGGAAATGCTTAATGGTGGGGTCGTGGATACGTCGTGGAGCTCCCCCGAGGTGCACGACGCCCTCGATCTGTGCCTGAGCTGCAAAGCCTGCGCGAACGACTGCCCGACGGGCATCGACATGGCCATGTACAAGTCTGAGGCTCTCTTCCAGACCTATCGCGGGCGCATTCGCCCCATCAGCCATTACACGCTGGGCCGACTGCCCACCTGGCTTCGACTCGTGGGGTCGCTGGGCCCGCTGCTGAACGTGGTCGGTTCCGTCGCAATCCTTCGACGCAGCCTCCTGTGGCTCGCCAGTGCCGATCCGCGGCGTTCCCTGCCCACCTTCGCGCGGGTCCCATTCCGCATGATGCAGAAGCCTGTGCCAGTCCCCGCGACGGGAACACACCGCGTGCTGCTCTGGGTGGATTCCTTCACCGACAGCATGACCCCCGAGGTCGCTGTCGCAGCCGTGCAGGTTTTGACCTCGGCCGGCTGCGACGTTCAGGTTGCGGGACCGGGGGCGTGCTGTGGCCTCACGCTCATCACTACCGGCCAGCTCACGGCTGCCCGGGCCACGTTACAGAAGACCGTCGCCATCCTCGCACCACACGTGGATAGCGGGCGCACGATTATCGGCCTCGAACCTTCATGCACGGCAGTTCTCCGCTCCGACCTACTCGAGCTGCTGCCGGGAGACCTGGCAGCCCAGCGCGTGTCCGCAAGTGTGAAGACGGTAGCGGAGTTTTTGGGGTCCATCGCGTGGAAGCCTCCCGCCAGCACGGAGCTGATCCTGGCTCAGCCGCACTGCCACCAGCACGCCGTCATGGGGTACGACGCCGACCTCAAGATCATGAATGCCATGGGCTGTGACGTGCAGATATCAGGCGGATGTTGTGGGCTGGCTGGCAACTTTGGAATGGAAAAGGGCCACTACGACATTTCGGTAGCGATCGCGCGGCAAGGCATCCTCGGCAAGATCGAGGCCGAGCCCGCGCGGCACATCCTGGCCGACGGGTTCTCTTGCCGAACACAGGTGTCCGACCTGGCCGGCCGAGACTCCCGGCACCTGGTGCAAGTGATCGCGGACGCACTCCAGGAAGGCCAGTGA
- a CDS encoding GcvT family protein: protein MIQPTVVIIGGGVVGASLADEITAKGWTNVTVVDAGRLPDAGGSSSHAPGVVFQTNGSQVMTELAKYTVDKLSSLSWRDEPCFLSVGGLEIATTPERAEELKRRFGYSQSWGVAGARLLDPAETVATWDLLDPEHIYGGLYVPSDGIAKSVRAIAAQLDRAVSRGARILDGHEVIGITTTGGKVTGVDTDLGHLDADIVVCCAGIWGPKIAAMVGQALALTPLAHQLAWTAPIPALAGHRAEATRPVLRHQDADLYYRENGNGIGIGSYRHRPMPTRVEDFGRWGAEIMPSVQPFTPEDFEFAVAESARILPATAGARLSEAINGVFSFTVDNMPLLGPHASVDGFWFAEAVWVTHSAGVGRAMAEWIVDGYSSTFDLHACDVNRFEKYQLGPQFVEATNLQNFVEVYDIMHPLQPREHSRPLRTSPFYPRQQELGGMFLEAGGWERPHWYSANDALVTSDRNTGWNIPQPDEWASQYWSPTIAAEAAITRTDVALYDMTALKRLEVSGHGATDFLQGIVTGNVGRSVGSVTYCLMLGENGTIRSDVTVARLGEELYQVGANGVIDLNWLRRQLPEGSAVQVRDTTAGTCCIGIWGPRARAVVQSLTDEDFSHEGFGYFKAKTAYLGLIEVTAMRLSYVGELGWELYCTADVGLALWDTLMAAGQEHGIIAAGRGAFNSLRLEKGYRSFGSDMNNDHTPAEAGVEFAVRMAKPHFLGREALSTSTPPSKKLSLLIIDEPNGIVLGSEPVYAHGEAVGYVTSAAYAYTLGTPLAYAWLPIELCEPGTSVQIGYFNRLIPATVRAEPAFDPKGERIRC, encoded by the coding sequence ATGATCCAGCCGACTGTCGTAATTATTGGGGGCGGTGTTGTGGGAGCCTCTCTTGCGGACGAAATCACCGCAAAGGGTTGGACCAACGTCACGGTCGTGGACGCCGGACGTCTTCCCGATGCCGGGGGGTCCAGTTCGCACGCTCCCGGGGTTGTTTTCCAAACCAATGGTTCTCAGGTCATGACTGAGCTGGCAAAGTACACCGTCGACAAGCTCAGCTCCCTCAGCTGGCGCGACGAGCCATGCTTCCTGTCCGTCGGCGGCCTCGAAATCGCCACAACTCCGGAACGAGCGGAGGAACTCAAGCGTCGCTTTGGCTACTCGCAGTCCTGGGGGGTCGCCGGGGCTCGCCTACTGGACCCCGCTGAGACGGTGGCGACGTGGGACCTGCTCGATCCCGAACACATCTACGGGGGCCTCTATGTGCCCAGCGACGGCATTGCCAAATCGGTCAGGGCAATCGCCGCTCAATTGGACCGAGCGGTCTCCCGTGGCGCACGGATCCTCGACGGGCATGAGGTAATCGGAATCACCACGACGGGCGGGAAGGTGACCGGCGTCGACACCGACCTCGGCCATCTCGACGCAGACATCGTGGTTTGCTGCGCGGGAATCTGGGGTCCGAAGATCGCCGCCATGGTCGGTCAGGCGCTCGCGCTCACGCCTCTGGCACACCAGCTCGCCTGGACGGCGCCAATCCCGGCCCTTGCAGGTCATCGCGCCGAGGCCACCCGGCCGGTGCTGCGACACCAGGATGCCGATCTCTACTACCGCGAGAATGGAAACGGCATCGGCATCGGCTCGTATCGCCATCGCCCGATGCCTACCAGGGTCGAGGACTTCGGCCGCTGGGGCGCGGAGATCATGCCGTCCGTTCAGCCGTTCACCCCGGAGGACTTCGAGTTCGCCGTGGCGGAGAGCGCCCGCATTCTTCCGGCCACCGCCGGTGCACGACTCAGCGAGGCGATCAACGGTGTCTTCTCGTTCACCGTCGACAACATGCCACTTCTTGGTCCGCATGCGAGCGTGGACGGTTTCTGGTTTGCTGAAGCGGTCTGGGTAACCCACTCCGCTGGCGTCGGCCGAGCGATGGCCGAGTGGATCGTCGATGGGTATTCGTCGACTTTCGACCTGCACGCGTGCGACGTCAACCGGTTCGAGAAATACCAGCTTGGTCCTCAGTTCGTCGAGGCGACGAACCTGCAGAACTTCGTTGAGGTCTACGACATCATGCATCCGCTTCAGCCGCGCGAGCATTCGCGTCCGCTGCGCACCTCCCCGTTCTATCCGCGACAGCAGGAACTCGGCGGGATGTTCCTCGAGGCGGGCGGCTGGGAGAGGCCGCATTGGTACAGCGCCAACGATGCGCTTGTCACGAGCGATCGAAACACCGGATGGAACATTCCCCAGCCGGACGAGTGGGCGTCGCAGTATTGGTCTCCCACGATCGCGGCCGAAGCCGCTATCACCAGGACGGATGTTGCGCTCTACGACATGACGGCACTCAAACGCCTTGAGGTCAGCGGTCACGGTGCCACCGACTTTCTCCAGGGGATCGTCACCGGAAATGTGGGCCGGTCGGTGGGGTCCGTGACCTATTGCCTCATGCTGGGAGAGAACGGCACCATCCGCTCCGACGTGACGGTGGCCAGGCTCGGCGAGGAACTCTATCAGGTCGGTGCGAACGGCGTTATCGACCTGAACTGGCTCCGGCGGCAACTACCAGAGGGGTCAGCCGTCCAGGTGCGTGACACCACGGCAGGAACCTGCTGCATCGGTATCTGGGGACCGAGGGCGCGCGCGGTCGTGCAGTCGCTGACCGACGAGGATTTCTCGCACGAGGGTTTTGGATATTTCAAGGCCAAGACCGCTTACCTGGGCCTGATCGAGGTGACTGCGATGCGCCTGTCCTATGTGGGTGAACTGGGCTGGGAACTGTATTGCACTGCGGATGTTGGTCTCGCTCTCTGGGACACGCTCATGGCGGCCGGCCAGGAGCACGGAATCATCGCGGCAGGTCGGGGCGCGTTCAACTCGTTGAGGCTGGAGAAGGGCTACCGCTCGTTTGGCTCTGACATGAACAACGACCACACGCCGGCAGAGGCCGGGGTCGAATTCGCCGTGAGAATGGCCAAACCACATTTCCTCGGCCGCGAGGCGCTCTCGACATCAACGCCGCCGAGCAAGAAACTCAGCCTGCTCATCATCGATGAACCGAACGGGATTGTTCTCGGTTCTGAGCCGGTCTACGCCCACGGCGAAGCGGTGGGCTACGTCACTTCGGCCGCCTACGCCTACACGCTGGGTACCCCGTTGGCGTACGCGTGGCTTCCCATCGAACTCTGTGAACCCGGGACCAGCGTGCAAATCGGTTACTTCAATCGGCTAATCCCCGCTACCGTTCGGGCGGAACCGGCGTTCGACCCGAAGGGAGAACGAATTCGGTGCTAA